The sequence AATCTTTAATATCTGATCTAATTCCTTAGTCTTATCTTGACTTTTTTCCTCAAAATAAATATATCCTAACCTTTTATAGACTTCCTCTATCTGATTAGAAGTTAATAAACCTTCAGTATTTAAGGCCAAGTGGTAAATATCAATAGCCGCATCAAGGTTATACTTACTTACTAAAGAACCTACTTTTAAATATAAGTCACCATTGTTATACTCTTTTAATATTTTATCAAATATCTCTAGACCTTTTTGATTCTCTTCCATAGCCAAATGACTTTCTGCTAATCTAAGTCTAAGCTCTAAATCTCCTGTACTCCTATTATTTAAAGACTTATACTCCTTTAAAGCCAATTTATACTTTCCTTGTTCAAAATAAAAGTTAGCTAAACGTTTTTGATTCTCTAAAGAATCATCTAAATATAATACATATCTATATAACTCTTCTGCTTTATCTTCTTGATTAGTCTTTTTATAAAATTGAGCCAATTTTATATATCCCCATGTATCCTGTGGTGACAACTCTATAGCCTTATTATAAGAGTTAATAGCCTTTAATTTTTCCCCCTGCTCTAAATAAATGTCTCCCAAATAGATTCTATATTTTTTATTTTTAGGTTCTAAATCAACTAACTTATTAGCAACTCTTCTAGCCCTATCAAACATATATCTATTAGAACCATCTGCTAAACTACTATAGATTAAGTATAATTTTTCTAAATACAAACTATTATCAGGATCTAATTCAACTGCTTTTTCTATAGAATTTCGAGCCCGATCAATCTTCCCTAATTGCAATTGTATCTCACCTGATAAATAATGCATCTCTGAATTATTGTAATTTGATTGTAATGATAATCTAACCTCAGCTAAAGCCTCACGATACTTGCCTTGTAATTGATAAAGTTCTACTAACCTTTTTCTATATTTTAGTGCATCTTTTATTCTTATAGCATCTTTTAAGCTAGCAACTGCAGCATCTAAGTTGCCATCTTTTTTGTAGAGGTCACTTAGTAACCAATATAATTTATCATTTCGGGGTGAGTATTTTATCTTATTTTTTAACTGTTCAATCTGTTGTTTAAAGGTATCATCAAAACCTTTTGCAAAATCAAAATCAGTTAATCCTATATTAACATCCCAATTTTGATAAATAATTTCCATTAAAATTCTATCTCTAGAATTCTTCACTTCAATTTGCATAGGTAAGTAAATATTAGGATCAAATAATACAAAATTACTATAATTAATACTTACTAATTTTATATTAGCTCCATTAAAAATTTCTATCTTTGAAATTACCCTTCTTTCTTTATCAAAAAATAATCTTTGAGTTACAAACATATTCTCTAATTGAATAATATAAACTTCTCGCTCTTTATAAACTGACTCACCTAACAGCTCCATATCGTAAAAATTATCTAAATTATAAAAAGGATCTTGATAATTAGATTGTCCACCTATTGGTAAAGAATTCTTTATCATATTATAATCAGGTGGCAAATAGATCAAAGGAATGGCATTAAGTAATTTTACCTCTTCTATATTAAAGTTTTTATTCTCTTCAAAATTATTTTGGCTCATTGACCTAGTTTTTGATTTCATAATTTGGGCATAATAATCTATTACTTGATCATCTAAATATATCTTAGATACAACTGTCCCCTTAAAATCTTTCACCTGTTTTAGAGCTGATGCAACTTCATCCAATAAACTAGTAGCTGTTAACTCTTCAGCTTTTACTTGACCAGA is a genomic window of Orenia marismortui DSM 5156 containing:
- a CDS encoding DUF4292 domain-containing protein, with the translated sequence MKRYLLISILIITLFFSGQVKAEELTATSLLDEVASALKQVKDFKGTVVSKIYLDDQVIDYYAQIMKSKTRSMSQNNFEENKNFNIEEVKLLNAIPLIYLPPDYNMIKNSLPIGGQSNYQDPFYNLDNFYDMELLGESVYKEREVYIIQLENMFVTQRLFFDKERRVISKIEIFNGANIKLVSINYSNFVLFDPNIYLPMQIEVKNSRDRILMEIIYQNWDVNIGLTDFDFAKGFDDTFKQQIEQLKNKIKYSPRNDKLYWLLSDLYKKDGNLDAAVASLKDAIRIKDALKYRKRLVELYQLQGKYREALAEVRLSLQSNYNNSEMHYLSGEIQLQLGKIDRARNSIEKAVELDPDNSLYLEKLYLIYSSLADGSNRYMFDRARRVANKLVDLEPKNKKYRIYLGDIYLEQGEKLKAINSYNKAIELSPQDTWGYIKLAQFYKKTNQEDKAEELYRYVLYLDDSLENQKRLANFYFEQGKYKLALKEYKSLNNRSTGDLELRLRLAESHLAMEENQKGLEIFDKILKEYNNGDLYLKVGSLVSKYNLDAAIDIYHLALNTEGLLTSNQIEEVYKRLGYIYFEEKSQDKTKELDQILKINSQAKIYQLLGEYNFAAGDLEKAISYFKLAVDREESFENHYNLAVSYLLVDHFALAKNETNKLIKEGYLKESKNLLQVIDDMIKIQEDYSNIYQPGRINRIKGDKFRKQGKFNQALLKYKESISENYDYELSYIYIGVISGLKGDHLQLQLAKNGLKDKELELLEEILLCIEKVKEF